The genome window TCATCAAGCCCTGAGGGAACTCAagagtcagagcagcagtggggTCTCTGTTTCTCTGGACATACCAACTGAAGACAAAGCTGAGAGCACCGTGGGCGGGGCTGGAGACACTTCACAGCAGGGCAACATAACAACCACTTCCACCTGACAGACATGCCTGTTGCTGAGGATGAAGAATGACTTTAAGGGCCACTTTTCATCACCTTAGTCGGAAGAAGTAGTAGCTACATTGTATGGGTCAAACAGGCTACATTATATGGGTCAAACAGGCTACATTATATGGGTCAAACAGGCTACATTATATGGGTCAAACAGGCTACATTATATGGGTCAAACAGCTTTCTTTGTTCAACAGACCTGAGGGTCTGTGTAGACATGCTGATGGACTGGCTGTCCACCTGAATTGaatatcaggtgtgtgtgtgtgtgtgtgtgtgtgtgtgtgtgtgtgtgtgtgtgtgtgtgtgtgtgtgtgtgtgtgtgtgtgtgtgtgtgtgtgtgtgtgtgtgtgtgtgtgtgcgtgtgcatgtgcgtgtgcgcgtacgtgtgcgtgtgtgtgcgcgtgtgtgcgtgtgcgtgcgtgcctgtgtgtgtcagcTCCTGTGGAATGGTGTGTGTTGTTCCAGAAAGCCATTCCGAACACAGTAAGCTCTGTCGCAGGCAGCACCAAAAATCGGCTAATTTGCCAccatcaacctcctccttcaaaGGGACAGCAATTGTGGGATATGACTGAAATTGTAAGGATAAAATTGCCTCCGATGCAAGTCGTCTTTACAGAGCTTTCCCAGGCTAACATTAAAGGAAATTAGCTCAATATATGGACGTTTTTCAGACGAATCCTGCTATATTTTAAGTCATTGCCTTCACCTGTCCCCCCAGGCAAGGTAAAGCAGTCAGTCCCTGGGGAAAGACGTGAAGGGCGGCCATTTTGTTTTCACCACATAAACAAACGCTGTGATGAGCTAGCTACTGATGTGGCAATAACTGAGCAGGCTAACAACATGGGCTGTCAATCACAAGGGGAAAAGAAGAGGACGAGAATAGATCAAATCAATAGCTTTATTATGAGGGGTGCAGTAATAAACACATCTTATTAATTCTCCACGCTGTAGCCCCAAAGAATCGATGAAATGAATGAAACAGGACCACCCACTCTTCACTGCTTAAAAAGCCTGGCTCTGATGTTATTTCTCCACACCTCGATATGCCACTCTACTTTCTAAAAGTCTTGATTGCACAGgaatggaacgagagagagagagagagagagagagagagagagattctaaaATCCCAGACTCAAAATGGCTGTTATTTAGTCAGGATCATTATGGCATAGTTATAATACATTATAGGGGTTCATACATGCCTATGTCAAGTCTGACAACGCATTATAACCAAACGCTAATGTATTATAACCGCATGATAATGcattattttacatttacatttattcgtttagcagacgctcttctcCAGAGCAACttaagtgcatacattttcatagttTTTGTCCCATACTGTTCCCcacaatcaaacccacaaccctggaattgccagcaccatgctctgccaactgagccacacgggaccaacATGATAACTACACGATAATGTATTCTAACCACATGATAATGCATCAGCCAGAGCTATATATTTTAGATATGAAATAGAAGGCTCAGGCATTCGCTCTACTGCAGGCTTTAATGGTTTCTAGATGGAACTGTTCAGAAGACAGCAAAGCAGCAGGCTGTAACCAATGGAGACAACTTGTTCTGGGTTCTGAAAGGTGGACTTGGCTCCCCGGACTCTTTGCTATCAATCTGGAGGAGTGGGAGAGCTCAATCTGGAGGAGTGGGAGAGCTCAAtctggaggagtgggagagttcaatctggaggagtgggagagttcAATCTGGAGGAGTGGGAGAGCTCAATCTGGAGGAGTGGGAGAGCTCAATCTGGAGGAGTGGGAGAGCTCAATCTGGAGGAGTGGGAGAGCTCAATCTGGAGGAGTGGGAGAGCTCAATCTGGAGGAGTGGGAGAGCTCAATCTGGAGGAGTGGGAGAGCTTGATTGGTGAAGGTGAAGAGCTTGAAGGTCAAAAGCAACTTGGTTGGGGATGCTGGCATTTCCATGGCAGCGACATATGCAAAACTGTCATTATTCTGCCACCAATACACAAACAGATTTCAGACTCAGAATGGACACAGCATAGAGGCTTATTGGAAAAGAAGATCAAGTGTCACAAACCCAGCACAGGGACTTAGCTACAGTAAGACAGATAACTACGGCAGTGTGACTCATAAGAGGCTGGTAGTTCACTATCATTACAGTGCATTAACTGTGATACAGGAATCCTATCAAAGCTTGATATGAACAAAGACTCCTGGAAgctaaagggttctacctggaaccaaaaatggttcttcaaatggttctcctgtggggctagccgaagaacccttttaggttctaaatagcacttttttttctaagagtctaGAGAACAGAAATAACCACCATGTTCCACTTTTTTTCACAATTGATGTTTATTGGTTTGAACTGAACAAATTGAAAGAACACATTttacatatattattttattaacatgataaatgagccccattgaacaggccggtctacacaccacaagagggacagagttttactgtgtgtgtgtgttacaaatgtatttcttgcacttgatgcatgtgtactgtgtcttcctgtgtcttcctgtccttcttgggtccacacacatcacagcacttcttcttgttgctaccggcagcaatctagaatgatgaaaatatttagttcaggaattttactaacatctcactcacatttatagttacagcaggccaaggtaggagagtcagacacacacacaacaacatcactcacacttacttccagtattggagttgttggttctgtgggtcGGGCGGATGGGCggatggggcaccagcatcctcatgatggctgcagaagctggggtccttgggatatgttgcTTCCTTTGAATTGGAGGTCTTACCCAGCCTTGCCCAGCTCCTTGAGAAAGAGTCATCTTCTACAGAgcttccctctgttccaatctaGGTTCAACCCCAACCAGATGACAAATGCATTGTATGCCGAGATGTCCAAAGTGgaactagcttctctctctatttctaagACCCTCTGAGCAGAGATTATATTTGCCATACTGATTGAATGTGGtaaggagacacacacaaagctatttgtttttttaccaggtaaattgactgagaacacattctcatttacagcaaggacctggggaatagttacaggggagaggaatgagccaattgtaagcagGAGATGATTAGGtgtccatgatggtatgagggacagcttgggaatttagccaggacaccagggttaacacccctactcttacaataagtgccatgggatctttaatgacctcagagagtgaggacacccgtttaatgtctagacgaaatatattttttagaccaTAGGAAAGAGTGccacctactggccctccaacaccacttccagcagcatctggtcttccatccagggactgaccaggaccaaccctgcttagcttaagaagcaagccagcagtgggatgcagtgtTGTATGCTGCTGGCAAATTTATTTTGTCCCTCCCACAATTGgcacctttttttattttttttattttttttatttcacctttatttaaccaggtaggctagttgagaacacctttatttaaccaggtaggctagttgagaacacctttatttaaccaggtaggctagttgagaacacctttatttaaccaggtaggctagttgagaacaagttctcatttgcaactgcgacctggccaagataaagcatagcagtgtgagcagacaacacagagttacacatggagtaaacaattaacaagtcaataacacagtagaaaacaaattgggagtctatatacaatgtgtgcaaaaggcatgaggaggtaggcaaataattacaattttgcagattaacactggagtgataaatgatcagatggtcatgtacaggtagagatattggtgtgcaaaagagcagaaaagtaaataaataaaaacagtatggggatgaggtaggtgaaaatgggtgggctatttaccaatagactatgtacagctgcagcgatcggttagctgctcagatagcagatgtttgaagttggtgagggagataaaagtctccaacttcagcgatttttgcaattcgttccagtcacaggcagcagagtactggaacgaaaggcggccaaatgaggtgttggctttagggatgatccgtgagatacacctgctggagcgcgtgctacggatgggtgttgccatcgtgaccagtgaactcaGATAAGGCGGAgcgtataaggtgctttagtgacaaaatggatggctgGTAGTGTGGGAAAATACTGACGTTTTACAATGTATCgacataatgtattgtaataacattgtgaaggttcccgcaagacattgtgtagtttcaaacactacaaagggtaaagagcgagagaaaagcaggagacaggcagacaggcagggagacaggctgacaggtagggagacagacaggttcttggtgctatgttgaaacagcagacccaaggaggaggaagacagagtgaaagcacacagcaaacctttttgttaaatttttacttgttttcacctacacacacttttccacactTTCATTACCctcgggtccagtggaccagaacaccacatatgtaatataaatgtgCAGGGGGGTACACAGTGTGCATCAATGAAAATGCAttattttacatgttcttcacagaaaatgagccaaggtcaatgagtctcaggttgaatatatatatatatatatatatatattacacttttctggttactacatgattccataggtgttatttcatagtttgatgtcttcactattattctacaatgtagaacatagtaaaaataaagaaaaacccttgaatgagtaggtgtgtccaaacttttgactggtactgtatattaaaggGCTTTAAAtattaatataacaggcttttatgtagtattggtgcacaatttatacttaaaatatcaaatggACTCTTTTCATTGAACGACTCATAATTCAGAGACTGGGATGGGTTTTGATCATTCAGAGACTGGGATGGGTTTTGATCATTCAGAGACTGGGATGGGTTTTGATCATTCAGAGACTGGGATGGGTTTTGATCATTCAGAGACTGGGATGGGTTTTGATCATTCAGAGACTGGGATGGGTTTTGATCATTCAGAGACTGGGATGGGTTTTGATCATTCAAAACAGACATGTAGGCCTTCATAGCAAAATCGTATGCTTTGTTTAAAAGGCAACAATAGTTTTAAAAGTTGGATGCATATCCTTCCATCAGCTCAATCTATCCCTGCGTGCATAAAATCCATAGCATTGCTTACgccttttcactgtcattatggcaCACGAGAAAATACACAGTATAATTGCAATATCGTATTTGCAATGCACAGGTGGCAGCATTACAAAGTGGCAGCATTACAAGGTGGCAGTTGAAGATTAATAGTGTTTTATAAATGAATAGTCAGTAAATATGATAGTTGATTGTTTAACTCGTTATTTTACTGCACATCAACATATTACCTCACACGGTCCTCATCACTGCtcgaagtaaccaaaaaaggccTGTAATGCGGACTCCTTCACACCAGGTGGCCACACTGACGTTGTAAAGTCCATTCAACGTGTTTGTCAGTGAAGCGATCAAGAACATTATAAACATCAACCGTCTGCAGTGGTATGTCCTTTTAATCGACTGACTTTTAACATTCGGCCTTTTTTTTGTGTATTTAGCGCAAAGGCATGTGTTTCAAAATATTAGCTAATATTGTAGCTATAGCTAGCTGCACTATCACACATGCTAATTTCAATGGCGACTGAGCACATGATATTGAGCTAGCGTAGCATGCTAGCGCTAGTTAGCATAGCTAGCAAGTTTGGGGGCGTGTTGCACGAATCTCTTCCAAAGCAGTGTCTCTAACTATTATATTTGATTTAGTTAGATAGCGAGATACATTGCATATTTTTGTTGCACCCTCTACCAAGGAGTTGTTGAAATTAATGTAATTATATCTGTAGCGAGAGCCAGACCGAGAGTGGTCTCAACATCGTGTGTCCCCATCCCACCTCTCTCGCAGATTCCTTCTCGTTTGACCAAAAAACTTGAGTTTTAGTGGGAGCGGAGGGGAGTTGGAAGAAAATGGACCAGAGAGCTTGGAAGAACCCATACGCAGACTATGATGGGAACCCTGCATCTGTGCAAGAACTATTTGATTCACAAGGAAAGGTAtgaagctaacattagctagccgaAGTTAAAGCTAGCTAGGCCTGGTAAGCAAACGGTCATACCCTGGCTgtacaatacatagcctacatGTCATGAGCCTTTTTATGGTAAATGCATCAGGTAACTGAAATATGCAACATTCAAAGGACTTCAAAGCCAGGACTACTGATAAAGATCTAATACAATAAAATCCAATATGTTCTGTCATGGTGTTTTCTACAGCTCACAGCAGAGTTTGCAGGGCGGTTGAGCAATGCCATCAGTCAGCTGTTGATGCACATGGAGAATGGGCTCAAGTCTGCTGACCCTAGAGACTGCACTGGCTACACTGGCTGGGCAGGTGAGGAAGAATAACCCACCATCTTGCTTTTTCTAGGTTTTGACTACATTCTGTCACCTCATATCACAAGTCTCCTAAACTCTGTCCCCGCCTTTCTCTTCCTCGCATCCCTCTTTCCTGTccccctcctcatctcccatcccctccctcctctcttccctgtcccctctccccctcctcgtttcccccatcccctccctcctctctgccctcttcCCTGTCCCGTCTccccccatcccctccctcctctcttccctgtcccctcttcccctcctcgtctccccccatcccctctccctccccaggcaTCGCCCTGCTTTACCTGCACCTCCACGGTGTGTTCGGCGAGCCTTCATTCCTGCAGAAGGCTCTGGACTACGTGGGCCACAGCCTGACGTGTCCGACGCGGCGACGTGATGTCACCTTCCTGTGCGGTGACGCCGGGCCCCTGGCCGTGGCTGCAGTGGTCTACCACAGAGTACAGAGGGCACAGGAGTCAGACGAATGCCTCAGCAGGTCAGTACAGGACATGGGCcagccatagacacacacacacacacacacgtctatctATATATCTGTTTATATAATGATGTGTTTATATAATGATCTGTTACATACGTCATTGGGGATGGCTCACCAGTCTGAGAATTAAGACACTGGTGCTCTGTGTGTCTAGATTTCATTCCACCTAATTGCTAATTTGATCAGTATCTGGATATCATGCCAGTCACTCCTCGCACTTGTctagatctgagaggatttggTAGGTGTCACAATATGGTCCACCTGATCCTATGGGATAAAGGCTGGATGTTGATTTGGAATGAAGTCCAAACAGTTAATCAGTAAGATGCCATAAGAGATCTGAAGTAACCTGAGTGTTCCCCCTTCTCTCCAGGCTGCTGCAGCTCCATCAGTCGGTGGTAATGGGCTCCGGGGCCAGCGGTCTTCCTGATGAGCTGCTCTATGGCAGGATGGGTTACCTCTACGCCCTGACCTTCATCAACCAGCAGTTTGGCCACGACAAGATCCCCATCCAGTACATCCAACAGGTCAGTCGTAGGCTCACGGTTAAGGTTCATCACATACACGTTGGATATCTATTCAATGTGTTTGCCAAGCACTGTTACATTGACCGTGTTCAATAGAAACAGAGTTGGTTGAGTGGGCTACAAGCATTGTCATCAGAAAGGTGAACGATCATCTAAGTAGGACAATTTTATAATGACATGAAATTGTTACCATTTTAAATGACTGAAAGGAGCTTAGTCGAGCCAAGTACTGTGCTGGCCTGGTAATGCATCCACTGGTGGAGCTGTGCTCTGAAGGACAAAGCCAGGGAGGCCCCCCTTTTGTAGGCCCACGTTAAAAACATTCTTTTTAGGAACTGTCGCCTTCTCAAcatactgttgagagttagaatattAGAATACACGATGCAATTTAGatatgtggttgtgcatcagcagttccTCTCTTGTCAGTCATTAGCCAGGTTTCCATCAAATTGGCGACCGATTTTCATGCAAAAAGAAAATGTGCAGATTTTCCCACCATGTGGTGTTTCCACCAAGCAGGCttggtgtggttcccaccatgtgGTGTTTCCACCAAGCAGGCttggtgtggttcccaccatgtgGTGTTTCCACCAAGCAGGCttggtgtggttcccaccatgtgGTGTTTCCACCAAGCAGACTTGGTGTGGTTTCCACCAAGCAGACttggtgtggttcccaccatgtgGTGTTTCCACCAAGCAGACttggtgtggttcccaccgtgtggTGTTTCCACCAAGCAGACttggtgtggttcccaccgtgtggTGTTTCCACCAAGCAGACttggtgtggttcccaccgtgtggTGTTTCCACCAAGCAGACttggtgtggttcccaccgtgtggTGTTTCCACCAAGCAGACttggtgtggttcccaccgtgtggTGTTTCCACCAAGCAGACttggtgtggttcccaccgtgtggTGTTTCCACCAAGCAGACttggtgtggttcccaccgtgtggTGTTTCCACCAAGCAGACttggtgtggttcccaccgtgtggTGTTTCCACCAAGCAGACttggtgtggttcccaccatgtgGTGTTTCCACCAACTGGCAGGCAGACTACATGATGAGCTTAACATGAATGAGAGCaaatgcgctctagccaacagctggcaggcagactACATGATGAGCTTAACATGAATGAGAGCccatgcgctctagccaacagctggcaggcagactACATGATGAGCTTAACATGAATGAGAGCccatgcgctctagccaacagctggcaggcagactACATGATGAGCTTAACATGAATGAGAGCccatgcgctctagccaacagctggcaggcagactACATGATGAGCTTAACATGAATGAGAGCccatgcgctctagccaacagctggcaggcagactACATGATGAGCTTAACATGAATGAGAGCccatgcgctctagccaacagctggcaggcagactACATGATGAGCTTAACATGAATGAGAGCccatgcgctctagccaacagctggcaggcagactACATGATGAGCTTAACATGAATGAGAGCccatgcgctctagccaacagctggcaggcagactACATGATGAGCTTAACATGAATAAGAGCccatgcgctctagccaacagctggcaggcagactACATGATGAGCTTAACATGAATGAGAGCGCAGGTATTTGTATTTGGCAAACGGCAGTTGCGTATCGCTCAGGTAACCAGAATAAGACTCAATGTTTATTCGAAAGGTTCATCATAACTTGTTTAATCTGTAGCCTagtaaactgcatggtttcctgagtcctagtgggaggaccacacacccaTATCAttgtgtgactccaagtttacttccatGTGATGGTTATTATTTCCATCAAAAAAACATGTATATTGTATGAGTAGGTAGGACTActataaaaactgtggatggaaacttGGTGGCAGTCACTCAATTGGCCCATGTCGGTTTTTAGAATATTACGTTAATCTAGCCTGCTATCTATACTAGTCATTGTTGAATGCCGTACCACATTTGATTTTactagtcactctcactcagatattttattaacatggcataagacCGGGGCAAAATGTGGGTAAATGCAGAACATTGGatgtaaaactgcacatttttgccTCCGTCGCcaaggcaaaatgtgtagaattatgtGAAACTTGTAATAAATGGCTCACTACTCTCCGTCCCCaaggcaaaatgtatagaatcgCGTGAAATGAGTAATAAATGGCTCCCTGTACTCTCCGTCCCcaaggcaaaatgtgtagaattggagGGCGATATGGCCTGAACCATATCTCAAGTTTATTTTCTTTCTTAAACTAATGTGCAATTCATGATATATCtatttatatagatatatatatatgtggttTCTCTAAATAAGAGTTGTACAATTAAAGGTAAAATACACTGCGTTTCGAACAGaaataatctaatgaattcagggtTTGTGAAGTTATACCGAGGCTGAATATAAGCCTTCCACGACCATAACACCCACGAATTATGTTATGAAACCCACTAATTATGTTATGAAACCCACTAATTATTTTATCAAACCTGCTTTTTTTTCTtgttgcaataatcactgatctgtcTTTGAAAATGTTATCTTTTTGTCACAACTGTGACTAGAAGCATAATGCACCTTCACTAATAATGATTAACTTCTTGTAGCAGCCATCAGGCTATAGAGAATTAACACAGGTCTCATCAGCCATCAGGCTATAGAGAATTAACACAGGTCTCATCAGCCATCAGGCTATAGAGAATTAACACAGGTCTCATCAGGCTATAGAGAATTAACACAGGTCTCATCAGGATATGGAGAATTAACACAGGTCTCATCAGGATATGGAGAATTAACACAGGTCTCATCAGGCTATAGAGAATTAACACAGGTCTCATCAGGCTATAGAGAATTAACACAGGTCTCATCAGCCATTAGGCTATAGAGAATTAACACAGGTCTCATCGGCCATTAGCCTATAGAGAATTAACACCGGTCTCATCAGCCATCTCTCAAGCCCACGTGCTGGTGActagccagctaatctttatatttcaagtttagccaacaTGGATCTATTTGTTGGCTAACAAGGTtgaacagttgaattgttatgaacacacccttctgtccgtctccaactgtttgaacagcatgtCAGCCTGTCCACTTGGTTCAGATGTTCAAATCATGTGACCTACCATCTTTCTCAGAAAGAGAATGTGTTGCCAATTCCTTATTAAACtgttttatgcttattgcacatttatgAAACAGACTAGACATTGCGTATACTAGTCTTTGGCTAAAATGTAGGGGGGTGGTGTAAAATGTATTGCTCAGGAGGGTTCGCGTAACAACATTTTGCATAAGGCTCCCAAAAGGCTAAGGGCGggtctgactgcatgtgtggatgTGGGTAAGCTGACCCGTGAGCCACTGCAGCCCCTCGTTATGAGTTCAGATGCCCATCCCCGGACAAAGCCATTATATAATATCAGTGCCAGTAAGGTTCAGGTCGGGCACAATAGTGTGCGAAGCGTGAATTATTTTATCCCGTTGATATATGTTGTGTACATCCACCCTACAGATTTTCAGAAGCAATACAACCACTCTATTGGGAGGGTTCTGACTGAGTTGTGGTGTGTTTTGACCCTGGTCTCTCTCCCACAGATCCAGGGATGTGTGTTTTGatcctggtctctctccctctgatctgAGGCTGTGTTGATATCAGGGATGTGTGTTTTGATCCTGGTCTCTCTCCCACAGATCCAGGGATGTGTGTTTTGACCCTGGTCTCTCTCCCACAGATCTGTGAGGCTGTGTTAATATCGGGGGAGGGCCAGTCTCAGAGGTTCCGTTGTCAGGACCAGAGCCCTCTGATGTACGAGTGGTACCAAGAACAGTATGTAGGCCCCGCCCACGGCCTGGCAGGCATCTACTACTTCCTCATGCAGGTAATAAAGCTAGAGCCGATTGGTTCGAACTTCCCTTTATTCCCATGCAGGTAAAGCTGATAGGTTGAAATTCCCATTTATGCAGTATTCTGAATCTAAAGAAAACTCCttcatacagtggcaagaaaagtatgtgaaccttttggaaatacctggatttctgcataaattgttcaatttattttttatctgatcttcatctaggtcacaacaatagacagtctgcttaaactaataacacccAATTATAattgttcatgtctttattgaacacaccatgtaaacattcacagtgtagggtgggagaagtatgtgaacccttggtttTAATAACTGCTTggccctcctttggcagcaataacctcaaccaaacattttctgtagttgcagatcagacctgcacaacggtcaggaggaattttggaccattcctctttacaaaactgtttcagttcagcaatatttttgggatgtctggtgtg of Oncorhynchus kisutch isolate 150728-3 unplaced genomic scaffold, Okis_V2 scaffold4082, whole genome shotgun sequence contains these proteins:
- the LOC116373886 gene encoding glutathione S-transferase LANCL1-like; the encoded protein is MDQRAWKNPYADYDGNPASVQELFDSQGKLTAEFAGRLSNAISQLLMHMENGLKSADPRDCTGYTGWAGIALLYLHLHGVFGEPSFLQKALDYVGHSLTCPTRRRDVTFLCGDAGPLAVAAVVYHRVQRAQESDECLSRLLQLHQSVVMGSGASGLPDELLYGRMGYLYALTFINQQFGHDKIPIQYIQQICEAVLISGEGQSQRFRCQDQSPLMYEWYQEQYVGPAHGLAGIYYFLMQPGYVAGDERVHRLVRPSVDHVCRLRFPTGNYPPCIGDNRDLLVHWCHGAPGIIYMLLQAYKVLDTWALFSRG